A single Sporomusaceae bacterium DNA region contains:
- the rpmE gene encoding 50S ribosomal protein L31 — MKEKIHPQFHQATITCACGSSFVSGSTKKALKVDVCSKCHPFFTGVQKIVDTTGRLERFTKKYGLDKKEL; from the coding sequence TTGAAGGAAAAAATCCACCCACAGTTCCACCAGGCAACGATCACCTGTGCCTGCGGCAGCAGCTTCGTTTCCGGCTCGACGAAGAAGGCCCTTAAGGTTGACGTTTGCTCGAAATGCCACCCCTTCTTCACCGGGGTGCAGAAGATAGTGGATACGACCGGCCGGCTGGAACGGTTCACGAAGAAGTACGGTCTCGACAAAAAAGAATTGTAA
- a CDS encoding DEAD/DEAH box helicase: protein MKHSTESGFFGGIQLSRKILAAITEMGFEEPSPIQTQTIPLVAAGRDVLGQAQTGTGKTAAFGIPIMEKLNPDSRQVQALVLTPTRELANQVAEELAKIGKFRRIKALPVYGGQPIDRQIRALKFGVQVVIGTPGRLLDHIRRGTIKLGHVQTLVLDEADEMLDMGFIDDIEDILKSVPGERQTLLFSATMPLPIKSLANRYMRSPVEVSVSRENITVPLIDQFYYETRDRLDGLCRVLETETNARAIVFCRTKKGVDELSSSLQARGFMADGLHGDLTQSQRDRVMKKFRDNQLEILVATDVAARGLDIEHVSHVINYDIPQDPESYVHRIGRTGRAGRKGVAITFIEPREFRQLKEIEKLTKTRIIRNQLPSSADILDRQREALKGRLVYVMEQGNYTAYHDVVADLAADYDGLDIAAAALKLLLEGFREKNDERPSFADTGGKKGMVRLFVNIGRAQKIRPEDIVRTFAEEADLTGNVIGAIDIYDKFTFVEVPADMAERVVAAMHKNTIKGYKINVEPAKAR from the coding sequence TTGAAACACAGTACCGAATCAGGCTTCTTCGGCGGCATTCAGCTCAGCAGAAAAATCCTTGCCGCCATCACCGAAATGGGCTTCGAGGAGCCCTCGCCCATCCAGACCCAGACCATTCCCCTCGTTGCCGCCGGTCGCGACGTCCTCGGCCAGGCCCAGACCGGCACCGGCAAAACGGCTGCCTTTGGCATCCCGATCATGGAAAAACTCAACCCCGACAGCCGTCAGGTGCAGGCGCTCGTCCTCACCCCGACCCGCGAATTGGCCAACCAGGTTGCCGAGGAACTGGCCAAAATCGGCAAGTTTCGCCGCATCAAGGCCCTGCCGGTGTATGGCGGCCAGCCGATCGACAGACAGATCAGGGCGCTCAAGTTCGGTGTCCAGGTGGTCATCGGCACCCCCGGCCGCCTGCTCGACCATATCCGCCGCGGCACGATCAAACTGGGCCATGTGCAGACACTGGTGCTCGACGAGGCCGACGAGATGCTCGACATGGGCTTCATCGACGACATCGAGGACATCCTCAAGAGCGTGCCCGGCGAGCGCCAGACGCTTCTATTTTCGGCCACCATGCCGCTGCCGATCAAATCCCTCGCCAACCGCTACATGCGCTCCCCGGTGGAGGTGTCGGTAAGCCGCGAGAATATCACCGTTCCCCTCATCGACCAGTTTTACTATGAGACGCGCGACCGCCTCGACGGCTTGTGCCGTGTGCTGGAGACGGAGACAAACGCCAGGGCGATCGTCTTCTGCCGCACAAAGAAGGGCGTCGATGAACTGTCGTCTTCCCTGCAGGCGAGGGGCTTCATGGCCGACGGCCTCCACGGCGATCTGACCCAGTCCCAGCGCGACCGGGTGATGAAGAAATTCCGCGACAACCAGCTGGAGATCCTTGTCGCCACCGACGTCGCCGCCCGCGGCCTTGATATCGAACATGTCTCCCATGTCATCAACTACGACATTCCCCAGGACCCCGAATCCTACGTCCACCGCATCGGCCGCACGGGTCGGGCGGGACGGAAGGGGGTCGCGATCACCTTCATCGAGCCGCGGGAGTTCCGCCAGCTCAAGGAGATCGAAAAACTCACCAAAACCCGCATAATCCGCAATCAGCTGCCTTCCTCGGCCGATATTCTCGACCGGCAGCGTGAAGCGCTTAAAGGCCGCCTCGTCTATGTTATGGAGCAGGGCAACTATACCGCTTACCACGATGTGGTCGCCGACCTGGCCGCCGACTACGACGGCCTCGATATCGCCGCCGCCGCTCTCAAGCTGCTGCTCGAAGGCTTCCGGGAAAAGAACGACGAGCGGCCGTCCTTCGCCGACACTGGCGGAAAAAAAGGCATGGTCCGCCTGTTCGTCAACATCGGCCGCGCCCAGAAGATCCGCCCCGAGGATATCGTCCGCACCTTTGCCGAAGAGGCCGACCTCACCGGCAATGTTATCGGCGCCATCGACATCTACGACAAGTTCACCTTCGTGGAGGTGCCGGCCGACATGGCCGAACGCGTCGTGGCCGCTATGCACAAGAATACCATCAAGGGCTACAAGATAAACGTCGAACCCGCGAAAGCAAGATAA
- a CDS encoding competence/damage-inducible protein A: MIVEIVSTGTELLLGQIVNTNAPYMARRLNEIGFDVLFQSTVGDNRVRMTQVLSTALARADVVITTGGLGPTQGDITKEVTAELLGRTMYLHAPSLENIKSFFASRRLTMTDNNIRQAMIPEGAIVLDNARGTAPGVVIATDRNTVIHLPGPPHEMEHMLENAVIPYLSERFGLQGTILSKVLRTFGLGESSLEERIKDYIKNQGNPTIALLARNAEIHVRLTAKASSDAEAKALIADLERQLRERIGEYIFGEDEDTLEAVIGRYLTAKRLTLSLAESCTGGLVTSRITDVPGSSAYLAGSVVCYSNDVKTAAVGVPAETIAAHGAVSAETATAMAEGIRARFGTDLGVGITGIAGPGGAVPGKPVGLVYIAVTGPAGTSCFEHTFTGVSGQRSFIKHRTALAALNHLRQYIVGAL; encoded by the coding sequence ATGATAGTGGAAATCGTCAGCACGGGAACAGAGCTGCTCCTCGGACAGATCGTCAACACCAACGCGCCGTATATGGCCAGACGGCTTAACGAGATCGGGTTCGACGTTCTCTTCCAGTCCACGGTCGGTGACAACAGGGTTCGCATGACCCAGGTGCTCTCAACTGCGCTTGCCAGAGCGGACGTCGTCATCACCACCGGCGGCCTCGGCCCCACCCAGGGCGACATTACAAAAGAGGTGACCGCCGAACTGCTGGGACGAACCATGTACCTTCACGCTCCCAGCCTCGAGAACATAAAAAGCTTCTTTGCCTCCCGCCGCCTTACCATGACCGACAACAATATCCGTCAGGCCATGATCCCCGAGGGGGCGATCGTCCTCGACAATGCGCGGGGCACCGCTCCCGGCGTGGTGATCGCAACCGACAGGAACACCGTTATCCACCTGCCTGGCCCGCCCCACGAGATGGAGCACATGCTTGAGAACGCTGTGATTCCTTACCTCAGCGAGCGTTTCGGCCTCCAGGGGACCATCCTCTCCAAAGTCCTGCGCACCTTCGGCCTCGGTGAGTCGTCGCTCGAAGAGCGTATCAAGGACTATATCAAAAATCAGGGCAACCCGACCATCGCCCTGCTGGCCAGGAACGCCGAAATCCATGTGCGGCTGACGGCCAAAGCCTCGTCGGACGCGGAAGCCAAGGCGCTGATCGCCGACCTTGAGCGGCAGCTGCGCGAGCGCATCGGCGAGTACATTTTCGGCGAGGACGAAGACACGCTCGAGGCGGTCATCGGCCGCTACCTCACCGCGAAGCGCCTGACGCTCTCCTTGGCCGAGTCGTGCACCGGCGGTCTCGTCACCAGCAGAATCACCGATGTGCCCGGCAGTTCCGCATATCTTGCCGGCTCAGTGGTATGCTACAGTAATGACGTCAAAACGGCCGCAGTCGGCGTGCCGGCCGAGACGATCGCCGCCCACGGCGCTGTCAGCGCCGAGACCGCCACGGCTATGGCCGAGGGCATACGGGCCCGTTTCGGGACTGACCTTGGCGTGGGCATTACCGGCATCGCCGGCCCCGGCGGCGCCGTGCCCGGTAAGCCTGTCGGCCTCGTTTACATCGCCGTCACCGGGCCGGCGGGCACCAGTTGCTTCGAACACACCTTTACCGGCGTCTCCGGCCAACGCTCATTCATCAAGCACCGCACGGCGCTGGCGGCGCTGAATCATCTGCGCCAGTACATCGTCGGCGCCTTATAA
- the rimO gene encoding 30S ribosomal protein S12 methylthiotransferase RimO has protein sequence MKAGFISLGCAKNLVDTEVMLGLLAARQIEITDDPGEAEIIIVNTCSFIDSAKEESVATILQAADYKQDGDCRALIVAGCLGQRYRQELLDELPEVDAIVGTGAWHRIGEAIDAALAGRRVVIAGDSETIYDHTMPRLVTTPAYSSYVKIAEGCSNCCSYCVIPRLRGKFRSRPIESVVAEVERLVAQGAKEISLIAQDTTSYGRDLYGQPRLAELLRALVKVEGLVWLRLLYCYPRYFSDELIDLIAAEPKICKYVDLPLQHAHDDILTAMNRRDSRTDIERLLAKLRAALPGVAIRTSFIVGFPGETEEHFAALRDFMTAQRFDHVGVFTYSQEEDTVAGRRPDQVADEVKQERYHALMAIQAKISEEIGSALAGKVLDVLVEGVEEDGVARGRSYREAPDVDGRVYVENAAAGPGEFVKARVVQGFAYDLLAERTEEE, from the coding sequence CTGAAAGCAGGATTCATCAGCCTCGGCTGCGCGAAGAACCTCGTCGATACCGAGGTTATGCTCGGCCTCCTGGCCGCGCGTCAGATAGAAATAACCGACGATCCGGGCGAGGCCGAGATCATAATCGTCAACACTTGCAGCTTCATCGACTCCGCTAAGGAGGAGTCGGTCGCCACAATCTTGCAGGCGGCCGATTACAAGCAGGACGGCGATTGCCGGGCACTGATCGTCGCCGGCTGCCTCGGCCAGCGCTACCGTCAGGAGCTGCTTGACGAACTGCCGGAGGTAGACGCCATTGTCGGCACCGGCGCCTGGCATCGTATCGGCGAGGCGATCGACGCCGCCCTCGCCGGCCGCCGCGTCGTAATCGCCGGCGACAGCGAGACGATCTACGATCATACCATGCCCCGGCTGGTAACCACACCGGCCTATAGCAGCTATGTCAAAATCGCCGAGGGCTGCAGCAATTGCTGCTCTTACTGCGTTATCCCCCGGCTGCGCGGCAAGTTCCGCAGCCGTCCGATCGAGTCGGTGGTCGCGGAGGTCGAACGCCTTGTCGCCCAGGGAGCGAAGGAAATCAGCCTGATCGCCCAGGACACCACCAGCTATGGCCGCGATCTGTACGGCCAGCCCCGCCTCGCCGAGCTTCTGCGGGCGCTCGTCAAGGTGGAAGGGCTGGTGTGGCTGCGGCTGCTGTACTGCTACCCGCGTTATTTCAGCGACGAACTGATCGACCTCATCGCCGCCGAACCGAAAATCTGCAAATACGTCGATCTGCCCCTCCAGCACGCCCACGACGATATCCTCACCGCTATGAACCGGCGCGACAGCCGCACCGACATCGAGCGGCTGCTGGCGAAGCTCCGCGCCGCCCTTCCCGGCGTCGCCATCCGCACGTCGTTTATCGTCGGCTTCCCCGGCGAGACCGAGGAGCACTTCGCCGCCCTCCGCGATTTCATGACCGCGCAGCGGTTCGACCATGTCGGCGTCTTTACTTACTCGCAGGAGGAAGACACCGTCGCCGGCCGGCGCCCAGACCAGGTCGCCGACGAGGTCAAACAGGAACGCTATCACGCGCTCATGGCTATTCAGGCCAAGATTTCCGAAGAGATCGGCTCCGCCCTCGCCGGCAAAGTGCTCGATGTCCTGGTTGAAGGGGTGGAGGAGGACGGGGTGGCCCGCGGCCGTTCCTACCGCGAAGCTCCCGATGTCGACGGGCGCGTCTATGTGGAGAACGCCGCCGCCGGTCCGGGGGAATTCGTAAAGGCCCGTGTTGTCCAGGGCTTCGCTTACGATCTGCTGGCGGAGCGAACCGAAGAAGAATAA